CCACCACCCGTACCCTGCACTGCGAGGCCCACCTCAATGGATTTCAGGATTCTCAGGCCGCCCACGCAGGACTGCCGTGCCTCGGGGGAGGCCAGAGTCTCACGGAGGGAGAGACAACAGACAGGACTTACGCTAAGGATAGACTGATCTCtcgcacgcctgtaaccccagtggctcaggaggctgaggcaggaggatcacaagttcaagaccagcctcagcccctttagcaaggccctaaagcaGCTTCgtggagatcctgtctcagaataaaaaattgacagaagggctggggatgttgctcagtggttaagcgcccctgggtacaatcccggtatctacatattatttttttctaggggGGACAGGAACGCAGTGATCCATCATCCACTTCTCTAGCAGGTCTGGTGGCCTGGAAAGggacagagaaaggaggagggggaatGAGGCAGAACAGCTAGCAGCCAGGGGTGGCTGGAGATGGCAGGGGGAGGGGCGAGGTGCCACATGACAGAGGGACTCTCTTGCCGGGCTGGGGAGGCCAGTGTCCGGCTCGAGGCAGGGACGCAGCAACTGGACAAGAGGTCAGAAGGGGGCTGGGAGGCGATTTTCCCGTGGCCTCTGGGGACACGGATGGCAGCAAGGGTCCCGAGTGAGTGCTATGTCTGGCCACAGATAACAAGGACCTGAGCGGAACAGAGGTGTGACATGAGGAGGTGGGGCGAGGCCAAGACCTGGGTGACATGGGGAAGTTTCAGGATGCTCCTTCCCAACTGTCCCCACCCATAATGCCCTCCTGGGGCTCTCTGGAGGCTCCGGTGACTTCCCAtttgccgtgtgtgtgtgtgtgtgtgtgtgtgtgtgtgtgtgtgtgtgtgtggcacatgAGAGCCAGCTGTCCTTGCAGGTGACCTGGGTAGCTTCCTGTGGCTGCGGTGACCTTGCTCCACAGACGGAGTGACTCCGAACGACACAGGTGGACCCAGCCACAGCTCTAGAGGCAGGAGGTCAGAACCAAGGTCTGCCCAGGGCTGGGCTCTGTCCATCCTCCAGCTTCAGGTGGCCTGCAGGCATTCCTGGGCTTGCGGCCCCATCACTCGGGCTCTATtcccgtcttcaccccagtctctactcCTGGCCTCCTCTGTGtctgcctctctcctcccccgTCTTCTGGGGACACTGGTCATTGGATCTGGGACCCACCCTCGTCCAGGGCCATCTAGTCTCCAGGTCCTCAATTCATTACGTTCTGCAGAGACTCTGTCGTCACATGTGCAGGTCACGAGGGGACGTCTCTTgggggggtgtgtgggggggtgcacTGTAAGGGAAAGAGACGTCCCCCGGGGCACTTCGAGTGTTCCCATGTGACAGGCTTGGGGACAGCCAGGACCCTGTGTGTGCTGAGCTCTGGATGGCGTCTGATCTGGAGAACTTGGATCTTTACCCCCGACGACGGGGAGAGAGACATAGACACAGAACTGCTTGGCTCACGTCGGGTGCCTGCAGGCCACCTTCCCTGGTGGAAGACACAGGAACTTCCTTACCCTGCGGGTTGGAACTGGGCTGTGGGAAAATCGGACCCTTCTCTCATCTTTCCTGATTGCTTGGAAGGTCAGATAAACAGCTTGGTTTCTTTTAGCTTGGTTTCTTCTTTCGTGTGAATGACtcccttttgaatttttttttttttctccttgggactgaggattgaacccaggggtactctatcactgagctacatgcccagggTCTTTGCTGAGTTGCCCGGGTttgggcctcaaacttgcaatcctcctgcctcagcctcccaagtcacagggatcACAGGTGCGCACCAACATTACCCAGGTTCCACTTCCATCTTTAGCCTGGTTCTGGGAGGACCCGGTGCAGGAGGAGGCTAAGTCCAAAACAGTAGCCCCCTCTAACTTACTCAGCAGCGCCCCCTGGTGGGGACAGAGCCGGGACCTGGGAGCCACTTTGGAGTGACCCAGGCCAGCTGAACATTTATAATATGGTGGAGAGGCACAGCTCCAGCCGGAGCTGGGACAGCAAGCAGGCTGtggaaattctatttttaagtgAGAGATGGCTTTGAagacagttttttaaaagacagacaTAAGGCGAAAAAGCAAAGCGAAATTCACAAAAACTGGCTTAGAAATGAACTCTGCCTGGGACCTGCGGGGCCCTCTGGAGGGCAGAAGCTGTGCACAGTGCCCTCTGGTGGTAGGATCTGGGAACTGCAACCAGGGGCCATCTTCTGGGAGGTTGATTTTCATGGGCATCAATTCTGACAAAGCTTGCTtgatgctggggatatagctcagtgggtagagaacttgcctcgtaagcacaaggccctgggttcaatccctaacatccgccaaaaaaaaaagatacaaccaCTGACAAAGCTTGCTCACAGGAGAGTgcctgcctaccatgtgtgaggccctgggttccattcccaaaatGTGCTTTTGACTGAGCTCCTTTGCCCTCTGGGATCAGGGTAGAGTGATCCTGTGTGTAGGTAGGGGGACATGAGAGTGGCAGTCAAAGGAAtcagaaaattacattttaaatggtGGCAGatgactgggcacagtggtgcacgactgtaatcccccatgactcaggaggctgaggcaggaggatctcaagtttgaggccagcctcagtaacttagtgaagacccctgtctcaaaataaaaattaaaagattttgggatgtagctcagtggtacagggccccctgggttcaatccttggtactaaaCAAGTAAGAACTAAAAGTAAATGGTGACAGATGGTTTCAAATGGCCCTGAAAAGAGCCAACCCGCACTAGCAACATGGGAGGCGCCTGTTTTCCCACACCCCTTGGGGGACAGGTAGAAAACgaggttttttggggggtagtTTTAATCTGCGTTTCTCTTCTTAGTCCAAGGGCTTTCAAAAGCCTGACTTCTGAGCAGGGTCCTAGGTAGGGACGATTTCTCACTTCCCCCAGGAAGACCTGAGACCATTGGTCTGGGCAGAGAGGAAAAGCAGAGAAACTGGAAAAGTCCTGTCTTTACTCCCCCTAAAATCAAAGGGGCTCTTGAGAGTCACCCAGTGCGGCATGGAAAAGCCACCCGAAACTTAGTGCCCTAAAAGTAATAGCCGTTGACTAGTCTTTGCAATCCGGAGGGGGCGGGGCTTAGCTGGGCCAGTCTCCTGCTGGCCTCATTTGGGGTCTCTCATGGGGCCACCAGGCTAGGGATGGTGCTAGGGATGGGGACCTTGGAGGCCCAGCTCTGACGCTTAGGTCTCCCAAGAGAGCAAAAGCAGGGGCGGCCAGGCCTGCCTCAGGTGCAGGGCCAAGGCTGGCACAGGGTTACCCCAGGCCCTCCTCCTGGGTGACATGCGTCCCGACTCAGccctgaagggaagggagggaactCTGCCCCGATGTGGTGGACAGCGGTCTGGTCCGTCCAAACCTCATGCTGAAAATATTCCAGGTGTGCAAATGTCTGCTCTTCCTCCTGGAATGACCACGcagtcacctctgctctgtggctGTCTGTCGCTGCCATTCTGTCTCGGCTGTGAAGGCTGCCGGCTTCTGTCCTGTGGGTCCAGCCAGTAGGACATTTGTGTTTTATCCCAGGGCCCAGTGGGAACAgtgagcctcagtctccagaggTGGAGCACCACCTCCTGAGGACCATGTGTGCCCCCTTCTCTGGGCTGTCTGAGCTCTAGGCACATAGAAGACAGCACCCCAGGCCCACCCAGAACGCCTGTCTCCACCTTGTAAATGCCCTGGTGACACCAGCATCCTGCTAGCCCTGTCACTTCCTCAACTCTTGACTCTAAAGAGTGTGTGTAAGGATGAGCGGCAGTGCTTGCCCTGTGGCCTGGGACTCCATCAGACCTGCTCCCCGTCACAGATCTAAGACTGGGAACAATCAATATCACTTAGCCATTCAGTTTTGTCATCTGCAAAATGGTGTGTAAAATGGTGGAGGtgtgcatgggctctctctcgTCCAGCGAGGAGATCCATAGAACAGggcagaggagagtgtggctgcggagttgctaatcaagacctctggagaccaggCAGGAAGCAGGGCTGATTTTATTGAGCAGCTACCATGTATTCATACTCAGGCAGCAGCTAAGCAggttacaggcagccaccaatgcaatgtctgctaactgtgcTTGCGGTGACCAGTCGAGGAGTGGATTGTGGAGCAAATGCTGGGATTGCCACAGGAGTCCTcgtgcccagggctgtgcctctGGGGTAAGCGGTGTGTCAATTACGTGCCTAGCACGAGGGGAGTGATTTGCCACTTGGGTGCCCTTAACGTATGCCACATATGCAGTCCTCCGAAGGGGTGCTGTGGAAAGCCGTCTGGCATTTCTTAAAGAAGTTAAGCAATCATGTCATGAATCAGCAACACAGCTCCTAGGTCTACACccaaaagaattcaaaaacacATCCACGGAAGCCTCACCCATGCACGTTCCCTAGCAGTCTATTCACGGTGATCCAAAGGTggcaacaacttaaaaaaaaaaaaaaaagagatgtatACTTTCAAAGGATGAACTGGATGGCAGAtgaattatttctcaattttcttttaaactggGGGCAACCAATTATCCAGTGATAAAGATGAAGGAAAATACTTGTGCAAAAAAAGTGCCCAGCACCTAGAATGGGCTCGGTAACTTGTCCCATCATGCACACGTTTGCCTGCATGAGTccaatatatgcatattttattacATCTAGCTATTTGTCCTTCCACGCCAGGACCTAGCTCTTGTCCCAATTCCAAAGGCCAGGAAGGATAACTTGGGGATAAGGAAAAATGTCAAAGGAGGGTTTTGACCCAGCAACGGGGTCTTTCTCTGGCATCCCAAGGCTGGGGGGGGGCTGGTTAGTAATCTTGCGGGTCCTGCCCTCAAAGCATAAGCTCATCCAGGAAGGCTTCCTGGTGGAGGAGGGGCTAGGTGCCGAAGAGAGGGAGACTCTCTTCCTGCGCTGTCATCTGCACATCTGTCTCTGGGACCATTCCAATCGCATAATGAGGGAGAAAGAAGTGCAATGTCAGGAGGGTGTCTGGGGtaggggaggggtggggatggCTGCTGGCCACCCGAGAAGGGCCTTGAACTCAGGGTCGTGCACTTGCACTTGTCTTGCAGTCCTCGTGGGACCCAAGCTGAGCGCCGACCAGCTGGTCCTGATCTACAGCACGCTGGGGCTCTGCCTCTGCACCATACTCTGCTGCTTCCTGGTGGCCGTGGGCTGCTTTctcaagaggaggggaggggggctcTCCAGCCAGCCCACAGCAGGGCGGTGCAGAACCCGGAACAAGTCCTCCCACGGTAAGTGCCTGACACCGGGGTCCTCGTCCTCTTTACTGCTTGTGCGACCAGACTCGCACATCGGTCACCGCCTGCTTCTGAATCAGGGTCCCCGCCCTCCCCTGACCGTGCGCTGGGGTttgcacccagggccttgcacatacgtGCTAAGCacgtgctcttccactgagctccatccccagccctatctatgCAGCTAATGGACGCAGATGTGTTTGCCAGGTCTTAATAGGTAGAAGTCTGGGACACATCCCTAAGGTATCTCTTGGTTAACATCTTGGTTAAAATGCCTAGGCAGAAAGAGAGAGCGCAGGTATGGGACACGGGGACGCAGGACGCTCTCTGAGCTAATGGGTTGGGGGGCGCACCCTGTGAGTGGGTGTGGGTATGCAGTGGGGGGCATAGGTGTGTAAGGGTGTGTGTATTGGGGGGGGTTAAGTGAGAACCAAGATTTGAGAGCCAAGATTTGAAAGCCGAGTGCCCAAGGGGCGAGCCTGGGGTGGCTCTTAGTTCCTAGATTAGGGGACACTTTTGGAGTCCGGGCGGGGCTGGGGTGGGTAGAGCAGTGCAGGGTAGTGTCGCCCCCAGCCGACGTCCTCTCCTGTCCCCGCAGACCCCGCGATGGAGGCTGGCAGCTGTGCGGACGCGCCTCCCGAGCCGGTGGAGACATGCAGCTTCTGCTTCCCCGAGCGCAGGGCGCCCACCCAGGAGAGCGCGGGCGCGCTGCGGGCTCCGGAGGCTGCGGACCAGGACAGCGGGGTGCACCACGCTGGAACGGCCGCCCCGCAGCCCTGCGCGCACGCCACCACCAACGGCGGTTTTGGTGTCGTGTGCGCGCCCGCCCTGGACGGAGTCCCCGGTGAATGAAAGCTGGGTGACCAGGACGCAGGGAGATGAAGAGACTACGGAGGGAGTGAGAGACGGGCAGGGaatggggcagagagagagagagaaatcgagaggaggaggacagacggaggaaagaggagaggggaCAAGTGCCAGAGTCGGAACTCGgacatggacattctttatctaACCGTAAGTCGCCGACACCT
This window of the Ictidomys tridecemlineatus isolate mIctTri1 chromosome 3, mIctTri1.hap1, whole genome shotgun sequence genome carries:
- the Tnfrsf13b gene encoding tumor necrosis factor receptor superfamily member 13B, with the protein product MRSCPEEKYWDSLLNGCMSCRPICAQRRPSTCTAFCKSLSCLKEQGKYYDRLLKDCVSCTPICGQHPKPCEYFCENKLRSRVNLPPQLRRPQMGETETRSDNSGRYQGLEHRGSEAGPVLVGPKLSADQLVLIYSTLGLCLCTILCCFLVAVGCFLKRRGGGLSSQPTAGRCRTRNKSSHDPAMEAGSCADAPPEPVETCSFCFPERRAPTQESAGALRAPEAADQDSGVHHAGTAAPQPCAHATTNGGFGVVCAPALDGVPGE